From Paenarthrobacter ureafaciens, one genomic window encodes:
- a CDS encoding putative quinol monooxygenase, with protein MTSIFNVVARYRTKPGTTEEVLGHLEKMAAQTREEPGNISYEFFRGVEDDRKIVILESYHTAEDFDVHRQSQHFLTIGAIHIIPELEARTVSTYVTANNPAEAP; from the coding sequence ATGACCAGCATCTTCAATGTCGTTGCCAGATACAGAACCAAACCCGGAACCACAGAAGAGGTTCTCGGACATCTGGAGAAGATGGCAGCCCAAACCCGTGAAGAACCCGGCAACATCTCCTACGAATTCTTTCGCGGGGTCGAAGATGACAGGAAGATTGTCATCCTGGAGAGTTACCACACTGCCGAGGACTTTGACGTCCATCGGCAGTCGCAACACTTTCTCACCATCGGGGCTATACACATAATTCCTGAGCTGGAAGCACGGACCGTTTCCACCTATGTCACTGCCAATAACCCCGCTGAAGCTCCCTAA
- a CDS encoding N-acyl homoserine lactonase family protein has translation MAPGKNDGVYRVVVVCVGTRATERSDVYLNYRLYGEDDGPATVDYYFWILQSPAGTVVVDTGFGEAAGRRRGRTLLLHPAEALAHLGVNPKDVADVIVTHGHYDHIGNLDLFPNARIHIAEAEYKFWTSPTAGHVQFSFYAEDGEIDQLRLAETQGRLKLFSGETSPAPGIRLVEVGGHTPGQAIVYVPTSEGDVLLASDAVHFYEELERDMPFTAVSDLPAMYEAFSFIREEARHRRLTIVAGHDPDVLARFRPCQELPAGTGVAIGATHQDQEEKS, from the coding sequence ATGGCGCCGGGTAAGAACGACGGCGTCTACCGAGTTGTCGTTGTTTGCGTCGGCACCCGGGCCACTGAACGCAGCGACGTCTACCTTAACTACCGCTTGTACGGGGAAGACGATGGCCCGGCCACCGTCGACTACTACTTCTGGATTCTTCAGAGCCCGGCAGGAACCGTTGTTGTGGACACAGGTTTTGGCGAGGCTGCGGGCCGACGTCGTGGCCGCACTCTACTGCTGCACCCGGCCGAGGCGCTTGCCCACCTGGGCGTCAACCCGAAGGATGTTGCAGACGTGATCGTGACCCACGGCCACTACGATCACATCGGAAACCTTGATCTGTTCCCGAACGCCCGGATCCACATTGCCGAAGCGGAATACAAGTTCTGGACCTCACCCACTGCCGGGCACGTCCAGTTCTCCTTCTACGCAGAAGACGGTGAAATAGACCAGCTTCGCCTGGCCGAAACCCAGGGGCGCCTCAAATTGTTCTCGGGCGAAACATCACCGGCCCCGGGCATCAGACTCGTCGAGGTCGGCGGGCACACACCTGGGCAAGCAATTGTCTACGTTCCCACTTCGGAGGGGGACGTTCTGCTGGCCTCTGACGCTGTCCACTTTTACGAAGAGCTCGAACGCGACATGCCCTTTACGGCAGTCAGCGATCTGCCGGCCATGTATGAGGCATTTTCGTTCATCCGTGAAGAAGCGCGACACCGCCGGCTTACCATCGTCGCCGGCCACGATCCTGACGTTCTGGCACGATTCCGTCCCTGCCAGGAACTTCCCGCCGGGACGGGCGTAGCCATCGGCGCAACCCACCAAGACCAAGAGGAGAAATCATGA